Proteins from one Toxotes jaculatrix isolate fToxJac2 chromosome 13, fToxJac2.pri, whole genome shotgun sequence genomic window:
- the LOC121191818 gene encoding protein NLRC3-like encodes KSTLKKKFQCVFEGISKAGNPTLLNQIYTELYITEGGTGEVNDEHEVRQIETASRKPARPETSIRQEDIFKTSPGRDGPIRTVMTKGVAGIGKTVLTQKLTLDWAEDKANQDIHFTFPFTFRELNVLKEKKFSLVELVHHFFTETKEAGLCRFEEVQVLFIFDGLDECRLPLDFHNTEVLTDVTESTSVDVLLTNLIRGKLLPSARLWITTRPAAANQIPPECVDMVTEVRGFTDPQKEEYFRKRFREEEQARRIISHIKTSRSLHIMCHIPVFCWITATVLEDVLETREGGGLPKTLTEMYIHFLVVQSKLKNVKYDGGAETDPHWSPETRKMIESLGKLAFEQLQKGNLIFYESDLTECGIDIRAASVYSGVFTQVFKEERGLYQDKVFCFVHLSLQEFLAAFHVHLTFINSGVNLLSEEQSTSNWSKLSTDKPDPTQLYQRAVDKALQSPNGHLDLFLRFLLGLSLQTNQTLLRGLLTQTGSVSQTNQETVQYIKKKIEETPSAEQSINLFHCLNELNDRSLMEQIQQSLSSGRLSTDKLSPAQWSALVFILLSSEKDLDVFDLKKYSASEEALLKLLPVVKASNKAL; translated from the coding sequence aaatctactctgaagaagaagttccagtgtgtgtttgaggggatctctaaagcaggaaacccaacccttctgaatcagatctacacagagctctacatcacagagggagggactggagaggtcaatgatgaacatgaggtcagacagattgaaacagcatccaggaaaccagccagaccagaaacaagcatcagacaagaagacatctttaaaacctcacctggaagagatggaccaatcagaacagtgatgacaaagggagtggctggcattgggaaaacagtcttaacacagaagttgactctggactgggctgaagacaaagccaaccaggacatacacttcacatttccattcacgttcagagagctgaatgtgctgaaagagaaaaagttcagcttggtggaacttgttcatcacttctttactgaaaccaaagaagcaggactctgcaggtttgaagaggtccaggttctgttcatctttgacggtctggatgagtgtcgacttcctctggacttccacaacactgaggtcctgactgatgttacagagtccacctcagtggatgtgctgctgacaaacctcatcagggggaaactgctaccctctgctcgcctctggataaccacacgacctgcagcagccaatcagatccctcctgagtgtgttgacatggtgacagaggtcagagggttcactgacccacagaaggaggagtacttcaggaagaggttcagagaggaggagcaggccagaaggatcatctcccacatcaagacttcacgaagcctccacatcatgtgccacatcccggtcttctgctggatcactgctacagttctggaggatgtgttggaaaccagagagggaggagggctgcccaagaccctgactgagatgtacatccacttcctggtggttcagtccaaactgaagaatgttaagtatgatggaggagctgagacagatccacactggagtccagagaccaggaagatgattgagtctctgggaaaactggcttttgagcagctgcagaaaggaaacctgatcttctatgaatcagacctgacagagtgtggcatcgatatcagagcagcctcagtgtactcaggagtgttcacacaggtctttaaagaggagagaggactgtaccaggacaaggtgttctgcttcgtccatctgagtcttcaggagtttctggctgcttttcatgtccatctgaccttcatcaactctggagtcaacctgctgtcagaagaacaatcaacctccaactggtctaaactgtccacagacaaacctgatccaacacagctctaccagagggctgtggacaaggccttacagagtccaaatggacatctggacttgttcctccgcttcctcctgggtctttcactgcagaccaatcagactctcctgcgaggtctgctgacacagacaggaagtgtctcacagaccaatcaggaaacggtccagtacatcaagaagaagattgaagagactccctctgcagagcaaagcatcaacctgttccactgtctgaatgaactgaatgatcgttctctaatggagcagatccaacagtccctgagttcaggacgtctctccacagataaactgtctcctgctcagtggtcagctctggtcttcatcttactgtcatcagaaaaagatctggatgtgtttgacctgaagaaatactctgcttcagaggaggctcttctgaagctgctgccagttgtcaaagcctctaacaaagctctgtaa